Proteins encoded by one window of Puniceicoccus vermicola:
- a CDS encoding ABC transporter permease — protein sequence MSKEKPWFAIRKSLSPQRQTILTLCSFLLPVLVWCVVSYVPFIWHPDMVVTISADRSDVTTVYSAGDRLPRHKESENDFAFEDFAEAVRVQNQGIVEAREAGTPIETSRRTNKKVLRHLAPVGVAEGWLDRDQATDDAAIYQLWGEIARGEKVPSKVPLSEENKQIVQENWDILSGISDTYESKEIPSEALLSLVPQGKPSNPVYVPPPHEVIETGWYDWTRERDPSKPGMPDRYVHSLKIVFGGFFLSCLIGIPLGVLSGTYDFFAKLVEPFTDFFRYMPAPAFGTVLVAILSVYDAPKIGLVFLGTFFQMVLVISNTTRTLDRSLLEAAQTLGAKSRQLMLRVIIPGILPKLYNDLRILLGWAWTWLVIAELIGTKSGLTEFIETQGRFRNFDSVYPTIIVIGLTGYITDQILASIRPIIFSWDPEHSGKKPMWIFRGFLWLIDRDCYEPTPAESKPLASRR from the coding sequence ATGTCGAAAGAAAAGCCATGGTTTGCGATCCGCAAGTCGCTGTCTCCACAGCGGCAAACGATCCTGACCCTTTGCTCCTTCCTCCTGCCGGTTTTGGTATGGTGTGTGGTGAGTTACGTGCCGTTTATCTGGCATCCCGATATGGTGGTCACGATTTCCGCCGATCGGAGCGACGTCACCACGGTTTACTCGGCCGGGGATCGTCTTCCCCGCCATAAGGAAAGCGAGAACGATTTCGCTTTTGAAGATTTTGCCGAAGCGGTCCGGGTTCAGAACCAAGGAATCGTCGAGGCGCGTGAAGCCGGAACTCCGATCGAGACTTCTCGGCGCACGAATAAAAAGGTATTGCGTCACTTGGCACCTGTGGGAGTCGCCGAAGGCTGGCTCGACCGCGATCAAGCCACTGACGATGCCGCCATTTATCAACTTTGGGGCGAGATCGCCCGTGGGGAAAAGGTTCCTTCGAAGGTTCCTCTTTCCGAAGAAAACAAGCAGATCGTTCAGGAAAATTGGGACATTCTCAGTGGAATTAGCGATACCTATGAGTCGAAGGAGATCCCTTCCGAGGCACTATTGAGTCTGGTTCCTCAAGGAAAACCCTCCAATCCGGTCTATGTGCCGCCTCCGCACGAGGTAATAGAAACGGGTTGGTATGACTGGACCCGCGAGCGGGACCCTTCGAAACCGGGGATGCCGGACCGCTATGTGCACTCATTGAAAATTGTTTTTGGAGGATTTTTCCTCTCCTGTTTGATCGGAATCCCTCTGGGCGTCCTGAGCGGCACCTACGACTTCTTTGCCAAACTGGTAGAGCCGTTCACTGACTTTTTCCGCTACATGCCGGCGCCAGCCTTTGGAACGGTGCTGGTGGCGATCCTCTCGGTTTACGATGCACCGAAGATTGGCCTCGTTTTTCTGGGGACCTTTTTTCAGATGGTCCTCGTGATCTCGAATACCACCCGGACGCTGGATCGTTCTCTCCTCGAGGCGGCCCAAACCCTGGGCGCTAAGAGTCGTCAGCTCATGCTGAGGGTGATCATTCCGGGGATTCTTCCCAAGCTCTACAATGACCTGAGAATCCTTTTGGGATGGGCCTGGACGTGGCTCGTGATTGCCGAGCTTATCGGAACCAAGTCCGGTCTGACCGAATTTATTGAAACGCAGGGTCGATTCCGGAACTTCGACAGCGTTTATCCAACAATTATCGTCATCGGACTCACCGGCTACATCACCGACCAAATCCTCGCGAGCATCCGACCGATCATTTTCTCCTGGGACCCTGAGCATTCTGGGAAGAAGCCGATGTGGATCTTCCGTGGATTTCTCTGGTTGATTGATCGCGACTGCTATGAACCGACTCCGGCGGAGAGCAAACCACTGGCCTCACGCCGCTAA
- a CDS encoding ABC transporter ATP-binding protein — protein sequence MSEEFKLPSYREQSPKVAERFRKMYSRPVKMEIKGLSKTFQTSKGTTTALKGIDFSIYHREFVSVIGPSGCGKSTLIRMLAGLDFPTGGEALLEGKPVTGPGSDRGMVFQGYTLFPWLTVKKNVMFGLELSGKSGSAVESEARSWINIVGLSGFEDSYPSQLSGGMKQRVAIARALANNPRILFMDEPFGALDAQTRSQMQAYLLQIWKNVDVTIMFVTHDLDEAIYLSDRILVLKANPGEVNEVIEVPVPRPRTPEQFISPEFLATRKRLEELIHPKGAQEEKELPVVRMVGAEDEVE from the coding sequence ATGTCAGAAGAGTTTAAATTACCGAGCTACCGCGAACAGAGTCCAAAGGTAGCCGAACGTTTCCGGAAAATGTACTCCCGTCCGGTGAAGATGGAGATCAAGGGATTGTCCAAGACGTTTCAGACCTCCAAGGGGACCACGACCGCTTTGAAGGGGATCGACTTCAGTATCTATCATCGCGAATTCGTTTCGGTGATCGGCCCCTCGGGGTGTGGGAAATCGACTCTCATCCGGATGCTTGCCGGGCTCGATTTTCCCACTGGTGGAGAGGCCCTACTCGAAGGGAAGCCAGTGACGGGACCGGGAAGTGATCGGGGAATGGTATTTCAGGGCTATACGCTTTTCCCTTGGTTGACGGTGAAGAAGAACGTGATGTTCGGGCTTGAGCTGTCGGGGAAATCGGGTTCGGCCGTGGAGTCGGAGGCACGGTCCTGGATCAACATTGTCGGACTGAGCGGGTTTGAGGATTCCTATCCCAGCCAGCTCTCCGGGGGGATGAAGCAGCGGGTGGCGATTGCCCGGGCTTTGGCGAACAATCCGAGAATCCTTTTCATGGACGAACCTTTCGGGGCTCTCGATGCGCAGACCCGGTCCCAGATGCAGGCTTACCTCCTGCAGATCTGGAAAAACGTCGATGTGACCATCATGTTCGTCACTCACGATCTGGACGAAGCCATTTATCTCTCGGACCGTATTCTCGTTCTCAAGGCAAATCCAGGGGAAGTGAATGAAGTCATCGAAGTGCCAGTGCCGCGTCCGCGCACGCCCGAGCAATTTATTTCGCCCGAGTTTCTGGCGACCCGCAAGCGTTTGGAGGAGTTGATTCATCCGAAGGGCGCTCAGGAAGAGAAAGAACTGCCTGTTGTGCGGATGGTCGGAGCGGAGGACGAGGTCGAGTAA
- a CDS encoding creatininase family protein — MTNRNAQTDWSQLTWPEIEELLNEGQTGVILPIGATEQHGPHLGVGMDSALAERLARGAAEATGVPCLPTIPYGCSLGHSHRWPGTLALRPQTLIEVIVDLGRWLFQSGFTRLFIVNGHVGNRSPLRCALEILRAECEDFKIAIFTTGTLSPRVQDAFDVDAKDWHANAAETSLMMHLFPDLVREDLLKDSDDPDRTENCVFAHPVNRTSKNGVTGKPSAASSEMGASLFEQMVEDLSEQICRGISERSPLDVSFQ, encoded by the coding sequence ATGACGAACAGGAATGCACAGACCGATTGGAGCCAACTCACTTGGCCGGAGATTGAGGAATTGCTCAATGAAGGGCAGACTGGGGTGATTCTGCCGATCGGTGCGACCGAGCAGCACGGACCCCATCTCGGAGTGGGGATGGATAGTGCGCTGGCCGAGCGGTTGGCCCGTGGTGCCGCGGAGGCCACTGGCGTTCCCTGTCTCCCGACGATTCCTTACGGGTGCTCTTTGGGGCACTCTCACCGCTGGCCGGGAACGCTGGCTCTCCGTCCCCAAACGCTGATTGAAGTGATCGTGGATCTGGGCCGCTGGCTTTTTCAATCCGGATTCACTCGTTTATTCATCGTGAACGGACACGTGGGGAACCGTTCCCCGCTTCGCTGCGCACTCGAGATTCTCCGCGCGGAGTGCGAGGACTTTAAAATCGCTATTTTCACAACCGGAACTCTGAGTCCACGAGTTCAGGATGCATTCGATGTCGATGCGAAAGACTGGCACGCGAACGCTGCCGAGACATCATTGATGATGCATCTTTTCCCGGATCTGGTCCGGGAAGACCTTCTGAAGGATTCGGATGATCCGGACCGAACGGAGAATTGCGTCTTCGCTCACCCAGTTAACCGGACCAGTAAGAATGGAGTGACCGGGAAGCCCTCCGCAGCTTCCAGCGAGATGGGGGCGAGCTTGTTCGAACAAATGGTCGAAGACCTGAGTGAGCAGATTTGCCGAGGAATTTCGGAGCGTTCTCCTTTGGACGTATCCTTTCAATAA
- the glnT gene encoding type III glutamate--ammonia ligase, whose protein sequence is MSLSEYKALPYSRARGDAFGSLPSDEEIDKIHKELEAAGVKYTVGAYVDIHGVPKGKFVPLSHFKHFAKGSELYTGYALDGLGQSPNDDEICSIPDLGHIIQLPWQPEVAWMPADNGFKGEPYEVNSRVALQKVLKKANDMGFGMNLGVEPEIFVIRKNEDGSIEVPDAEDKLVKSCYDVRCLMTRFEWIDKMSTTIDALGWELYSLDHEDANSQFEFDFKHCDALTMCDRLIFLRMMAKQYAEEEGLVATFMPKPFANKTGSGAHFNMSLYDLETGGNLFEDPNDPRGLGLSKLGYQFVAGILRHGPALCAAFAPTVNSYKRLVRRGLMAYYSWAPVFNSYGRNNRTNSVRIPMGGGRVESRNADSSCNPYLAATLVLAAGLEGIAEDLDPGNPQEVNLYELDQAGLAERGIQELPRTLHEAVEAFAADPFVTETLGEELRNEFVSYKSEEWIQYHQRVSAWEIEEYVQKF, encoded by the coding sequence ATGAGTCTATCTGAATACAAAGCTCTGCCGTATTCCCGTGCTCGCGGGGATGCCTTCGGCAGCCTTCCCTCGGACGAGGAAATCGATAAAATCCATAAGGAGCTGGAAGCCGCCGGGGTAAAATACACCGTAGGTGCATACGTGGACATCCACGGGGTTCCTAAGGGGAAATTCGTTCCTCTGTCCCATTTTAAGCACTTTGCCAAGGGTTCGGAACTCTACACGGGCTACGCTCTCGATGGTCTGGGCCAGAGTCCGAACGACGACGAGATCTGCTCGATTCCGGACCTCGGCCACATCATTCAACTGCCCTGGCAGCCTGAAGTGGCTTGGATGCCCGCCGACAATGGGTTTAAGGGAGAGCCTTACGAGGTGAATTCTCGTGTGGCGCTGCAAAAAGTCCTGAAAAAGGCGAATGACATGGGCTTCGGGATGAACCTCGGGGTGGAGCCGGAAATCTTTGTCATCCGCAAGAATGAGGATGGCTCGATCGAGGTGCCGGATGCCGAGGACAAACTCGTGAAGAGTTGCTACGACGTGCGCTGCTTGATGACCCGTTTCGAGTGGATCGACAAAATGTCGACGACCATCGATGCGTTGGGCTGGGAGCTCTACTCGCTCGACCATGAGGATGCCAACTCGCAGTTCGAGTTCGATTTCAAGCATTGCGACGCTCTGACGATGTGTGACCGCTTGATCTTCTTGCGGATGATGGCCAAGCAATATGCGGAAGAAGAGGGCCTTGTCGCCACCTTCATGCCGAAGCCGTTTGCGAATAAGACGGGAAGTGGTGCCCACTTTAACATGTCGCTCTATGACCTCGAGACCGGAGGAAATCTCTTTGAAGATCCGAACGACCCGCGGGGACTGGGCCTGAGCAAACTCGGATACCAATTTGTCGCCGGGATCCTTCGCCATGGACCAGCCCTATGCGCCGCTTTTGCGCCGACCGTGAACAGCTACAAACGTCTGGTGCGTCGCGGATTGATGGCTTACTACTCGTGGGCACCGGTTTTCAACTCTTACGGACGCAACAATCGCACAAACTCGGTCCGGATTCCGATGGGCGGGGGACGTGTCGAGTCGCGCAATGCCGATTCCTCCTGCAACCCTTATCTTGCGGCGACGCTGGTGTTGGCTGCAGGCCTTGAAGGAATCGCCGAAGATCTCGATCCGGGCAATCCTCAGGAAGTGAATCTCTACGAGCTCGATCAAGCCGGTTTGGCAGAGCGCGGCATTCAGGAACTTCCACGGACTCTTCACGAAGCGGTTGAAGCCTTTGCTGCGGATCCATTCGTCACCGAAACCCTTGGCGAAGAGCTGCGTAATGAATTCGTCTCTTACAAGAGCGAGGAGTGGATCCAGTATCACCAGCGGGTTAGCGCCTGGGAGATCGAGGAATACGTGCAAAAGTTTTAG
- the nikR gene encoding nickel-responsive transcriptional regulator NikR has protein sequence MSEPIERISLSMPRSLVRQLDEMIERRGFESRSQAISTMIHQQVAEHAEDLGNEVTTGTINIVYEHGRNNLKKRLAEIEYENIAEVISSLHILLESQQTLEVILVQGPASKLRQIANELISCKGVRSGTLNIHSAVIPQLHAKN, from the coding sequence ATGAGTGAGCCCATCGAAAGAATCAGCCTCTCCATGCCTCGCAGCCTTGTGCGGCAATTGGATGAAATGATCGAAAGGAGAGGCTTTGAGAGCCGATCCCAAGCGATCTCGACCATGATCCACCAGCAAGTGGCGGAGCATGCCGAGGACTTGGGCAACGAGGTGACGACCGGGACGATCAATATTGTTTACGAGCACGGGCGCAATAATCTGAAGAAGCGCTTGGCGGAGATCGAATACGAGAATATCGCGGAAGTCATCAGCTCGCTCCATATTCTCCTCGAAAGCCAGCAAACGTTGGAAGTGATCCTGGTTCAGGGACCGGCCAGCAAGCTGCGACAGATAGCGAACGAACTCATCAGCTGTAAAGGGGTGCGGAGTGGAACCCTGAATATCCACTCCGCTGTCATCCCGCAGCTGCACGCGAAGAATTGA
- a CDS encoding urea amidolyase associated protein UAAP1, with translation MSQSKKNLFSRELGGGQMWSKVIGRGKCLRMTDLEGGANVGMLLYNALEKTERYNMPDTLKGQKIFYLREPYCLHSDMGRILASIVEDGPGWHDTVCGTSLPSLVEEKYGKKDYQEAHNDWYRAGRELFLIELGKWGLGERDLVPNINWFSKIAPDEEGKLSYVPGHSTAGSSVTIRFELDSLVVLNTCQHPLDPNPRYEPKPVKLEVFEADPVTSYDPSRLVRPENERAFQNTEDYNLLRF, from the coding sequence ATGAGCCAATCAAAGAAGAACCTGTTCAGTCGGGAACTGGGCGGTGGACAAATGTGGTCGAAAGTCATTGGCCGGGGGAAATGCCTCCGGATGACTGACCTCGAGGGAGGGGCGAACGTCGGTATGCTTCTCTACAATGCGCTGGAAAAAACGGAGCGTTACAACATGCCGGACACTCTCAAGGGGCAGAAGATTTTCTATCTCCGGGAGCCATATTGCCTGCACTCGGACATGGGGCGAATCCTTGCCTCGATTGTCGAAGACGGTCCGGGCTGGCACGACACGGTTTGCGGCACCTCTCTTCCCTCCCTCGTCGAGGAGAAGTATGGTAAGAAAGACTACCAGGAAGCGCACAACGATTGGTATCGTGCGGGTCGGGAGTTGTTTCTTATCGAGCTCGGAAAATGGGGGCTCGGTGAGCGGGATTTAGTCCCGAACATCAACTGGTTCAGCAAGATTGCCCCGGACGAGGAGGGGAAGCTTTCCTACGTTCCCGGTCATTCGACTGCGGGATCCTCGGTAACGATTCGCTTCGAGCTCGACTCGCTCGTGGTCCTCAACACCTGCCAGCATCCTCTCGATCCGAATCCCCGTTATGAGCCGAAACCGGTCAAATTGGAGGTCTTTGAAGCCGATCCGGTTACGAGTTACGACCCGAGTCGACTGGTGCGTCCGGAAAATGAACGGGCATTCCAGAACACCGAAGACTATAACCTTCTACGCTTCTAG
- a CDS encoding urea amidolyase associated protein UAAP2, with the protein MMSNLTESQLLPENAVYEHTIRAGDHWMRRIEKGQTFRILDLKGNQAADTLFYNAEDPDDRYSASDTIAAQGALYLTTGTRLMSTRGTELLKIVADTCGRHDTLGGACSRESNTMRYAHDKEHMHACRDSFLRGVQSWCHHMDKRDVTCNINFFMNVPVTPEGELDFADGISAPGRYVEMVASCPVIALISNCPQLNNPCNAYNPTPVQVLIWD; encoded by the coding sequence ATGATGAGTAATTTGACTGAAAGCCAACTACTGCCAGAGAACGCGGTTTACGAACATACCATCCGGGCCGGAGATCACTGGATGCGGCGTATCGAAAAAGGGCAGACCTTTCGCATCCTGGACCTCAAGGGAAACCAGGCGGCGGACACGCTCTTCTACAACGCTGAGGATCCGGATGATCGCTACAGTGCTTCGGATACGATCGCGGCGCAAGGGGCGCTCTACCTGACGACGGGAACGCGGTTGATGTCCACGCGGGGGACTGAGCTATTGAAGATTGTCGCGGATACCTGCGGGCGTCACGACACTCTCGGTGGCGCCTGCTCCCGCGAGAGCAACACCATGCGCTATGCCCACGACAAGGAGCATATGCATGCTTGCCGTGACAGTTTTCTCCGGGGCGTACAGAGCTGGTGCCATCACATGGATAAGCGCGATGTGACTTGTAACATCAACTTCTTCATGAACGTTCCGGTGACTCCTGAAGGAGAGCTCGACTTCGCTGACGGGATCTCGGCTCCTGGCCGGTATGTTGAGATGGTGGCGAGTTGCCCGGTGATCGCCTTGATCTCCAACTGTCCTCAATTGAACAATCCGTGTAACGCCTACAATCCGACACCCGTTCAGGTTCTCATCTGGGACTGA